The genomic segment ACGGCAACACTCCCGGGAGCGGCGGAGGGTGAGCGATCCGCCACCGAGAGTCCCAAGTGGATCTTGCTTAGTCAAGACGAGAGCCTATTTCGCGTACGCCGACACCCCCGTCAACAGGGCGTTGAGCCCCTTCTTGGCGTCCGCGAAGAGCATCGCCGTGCGCGGGTCGGAGTAGAGCTCGTTGTCGATCCCCGCGTACCCGTGGCCGAGCGACCGCTTGATCACGATGACGCTGCGGGCCAGGTCGACGTCGAGGATCGGCATGCCCGACACCGGGTTGCCGGCCCGCCGCGCCGCCGGGTTGGTCACGTCGTTGGCCCCGATCACCAGCGCCACGTCCGTGCGGGGGAAGGCGGGATTGCTCTCCTCCAGGTCCTGCAGCTGCTCGTAGGGGGCGTTGGCCTCGGCCAGCAGCACGTTCATGTGCCCGGGCATGCGGCCGGCGACCGGGTGGATCGCGTACGACACCTCCACCCCGTGCGCGGTCAGCGCCTCGGCCAGCGCCACCACCTCGTGCTGGGCCTGCGCGGCGGCCAGCCCGTAACCGGGCACGATGACGACCCGGCCCGCGTACGCCAGCTGGATCGCCGCGTCGTCCGCCGTGATCTCGCGGACGGCCGCCGCCGGAGAGCCCGCCTCGACCGCGACGGCGTCGCCGGTGCCGTAGCCGCCCGCCATGATCGCGCTGATCGGCCGGTTCATCGCGTCGGCCATCAGCTTGGTCAGGATCGCCCCGGCCGCCCCGACCAGCGCCCCCGCGATGATCAGCGGGGTGCTCCCGAGCACGAACCCGGCCATCGCCACCGCCGTGCCCGTGCAGGCGTTGAGCAGCGAGATGACCACCGGCATGTCGGCCCCGCCGATCGGCAGCGTCAGCAGCACGCCCGCGATCAGGGCCACCACGGCCGCCCCGAGCAGCGCCGCCTGACCGCCGCCGAACCCGACCACCAGCACCGCCAGGACGGCCGCGACCAGCCCGAGGCCGATCCACGCGAACCGCCCGTACGGCACCACGACCGGGCGGCCCGGCACCCGCCCGGCCAGCTTGCCCGAGGCGATCAGCGACCCGCTGAACGTGAGCGCGCCGATCAGCACGTCGAGCACGCCGGTGACCTCGGCCTGCGTCGAGGCCGGGCGCTCGCCCAGCGCGATCAGGGCCGCCGCGCCCCCACCGACCGCGTTGAACAGGCTGACCAGCTGCGGCATGGCTGTCATGCGGACCACCCGCGCGGCCACCAGCCCCGCCGCCGCGCCACCGGCCGTGCCCAGGCCCAGCGCCCAGGCCGCGTACGCGTTGATCTGCCGGCCCTCGATCAGCACGGCCAGGGTGACCAGGACGGCCACGCCCATGCCGGCCGCCGAGACCTGGTTGCCGCGCCGGGCCGTCGAGGGCGCGTTCATCAGGTGCAGCCCGATCACGAAGGCCGTGGCGCAGGCCAGATAGATCAGGTGGACGACCGTGTCGAAGGCGCTCACGACCGGCTCCGGAACATGGCGAGCATCCGGTCGGTCACCACGTAACCCCCGGCCACGTTCATCGCGGCGAAGAACGCGGCCACGGCCAGCAGCGCGTAACCCACCGGGGTGGAGATCGTGGCGGCCAGCACCATGACGCCGACCAGCACCACGCCGTGGATCGCGTTGGCCCCGGACATCAGCGGGGTGTGCAGAGTGGCCGGCACCTTGCTGATCACCTCGAAACCGACGAGCAGGCCGAGCGTGAACACCGTGAGGTCGGCCAGCAGCAGTGGGCTCATCGGATCTCCAGTTCCTTGAGGCGGGGGTGCACGACGACGCCGTCGCGGCAGATCAGGACTGCCGCGAAAACCTCGTCGTTGCTCTCACTGGGTAGACGCCCTTCGGGCAGCAAACTGCTTACGAGGGCGACGATGTTTCTCGCGTACGCCGTGGACGCCGCGACCGGCACCGTGGCCGCCAGGTTGGGTGCGCCGATCACCGTGACGCCGTGCTCGGTGACCGTACGGGTGTCGGGAGCGGAACCGGCCACGTTGCCGCCACCCAGGTCGAGCACTACCGACCCGGCCCGCATGCCCCGTAACGCGTCCTCCGACACCAGCAAAGGCGAGCGCCCGCCCGGAACCCTGGCCGTCGTGATCACCACGTCGAACCGGGGTACGGCCTGGGTCAGCGCACGCAGCTGGACCGCCGCCACGTCCTCGTCCATGGCCTGCGCATAGCCGTCCTTCCCGTTCTGCGACACCTCCAGCGACAGGACCGCAGCCCCGGTCGAGGCGATATCGGCCTGCGCCTGCACCCGTACGTCGTAACCCGTCACCAGCGCCCCGAGCCGCCGCGCGGTGGCGATGGCCTGCAGCCCGGCCACCCCCGCCCCGAGCACGAGCACCTGGGCCGGCCGCGCGGTGCCGGCCGCCGTGACCAGCATCGGGAAGAAGCCCCCATACGCCTCCGCGGCCAGCAGCGCCGCTTTGTAACCGGCCACATTGGCCTGTGAGGTCAGCGCGTCCATCGGCTGGGCCCGGCTGAGCGTGCGGGGCAGCAGGTCGAGGCTGATCGCCGTGACGCCCTGCGCGGCCAGCGCCCCGGCCAGGGCGGGATCGCCGAGGGGGTCGAGCAGCCCGATCAGCACCCGGCCCGCGGGCAGCGCGGTCACGTCCTCGGGTGGGCGCACCACCAGCAGCACGTCGCTCTCGTCGTACACCTGCGGCCGGGCCCCGATGTCGGCGCCGGCCGCGGCGTAGTCGGCGTCGTCGAACCAGGCGTGGCGGCCCGCCCCGGTCTCGACCAGAACCCGCACCCCCGTACGCCGTAGCCGGGTCACACCGTCCGGGGTCATCGCCACCCGGCGCTCGCGGCCGGCGGTCTCGCGCAGCACGCCCATTGTCGTCGTCGACATATCGAAGCCCTACCACGTCGCGCTCGGCCCGGCCACCCTGTGCCGGTAGGGTCGGTCCATGGCGGAGCGTACGGGTGACGGTGTGTGGACCCTGCAGGGCGAGACGGTCACCCTGCCGGTGGAGATCACGTCGGCCCGCATGACCTCGGCCGTGTTCACCGCTCCGCCCGCCCCGGCCCGTTCGGTCCTCGAGGGCACGCCGTTGCGCCCGTTCACGGTGTTCGGCCGGGCGATCGGCGTGCTCATGTGCGTGCACTACGACGAGTGGGCGCTCAAGTCGTACGACGAGGTCGGTGTCGGCCTGCTCGTGCGCGGTCCCGCCGGCCCGCCCGGCCTGCACTTCGTCGACCTGCCGGTGACCGGCGTGTTCACCCGCGAGGCCGGGCAGGACTTCTGGGCCCTGCCCAAGTGGCTGATGGACGCCGATCTGCGATTCTCCAAGATGGAGACCGACGTGGTCGTGCGGGACCGCGCCGACGAGGTGATGCGCGCGTCGTTCCGCCACGGCCGGTTCCGTGTGCCCTTCGACTTGCGCGCCTCGTTGCCCGCCTGGTCCTATCTGGAGCACGGGGCCCAGGCCGGCACGTTGCTGCGGGGCACCGTGCCGATGCGGCTGTCCCGCGTGCGCCTGGGCCGGGGCGCCTTCCGTGTGGGCCTGGGGCAGCACCCGATGGCCGCCCGGATGAAGGCCCTCGGGATGGGCTCCCGGCCACTGCTGACGGTCCACGCCGAGCGGATGCGGGGCCCGCTGGGCGAATTCCGCCCGGCTAGACCCTAGCCTCCTAGGACGCTTCGTCCCCGTCTCACCTGTCCCAGGCGTTCCCGATGTCGAGAACGTGGACTCGGCACGCCGCTCGTCCGTTTAGCGTGGCCTCAGGAGTATTTGTCGGAACCGTGCCGCGACCTCTCACCTCGGAGCCGCCGGTGCCGATCTGCGTCTGCGCACCTCGGGACAGGGAGACACCGGTATGGGACTTCTCGGAGCGTTCGACAACCGCTCGCTGCGCACCAAAATCGGATCGGCGGTTCTGCTGGGCACCGTCAGCGGGCTGGTCGTGGGTGGTGTCGCCATCGCGACGCTGCGCGGCCAGAACAGCGACACGGCGGCCGCGCAGCGCAAGACGATCGTGCTGGAGTCGGCGGCCGGGCAGTTCGCCAAGAACATCGAGGCGTTCAGCGGCAACAACTCGAGCCTGCGCCTGTACCCGACACTGGCCGACGGCATCCGCAAGAACATGGAGGCCAACAAGGCCGCCGTCAACACCGCGCTCGACGAGCTCGATGCGGCGTTCGCCGGTGACGCGACGGGCAGCTCGGCCGCCGCCAAGGCCCGGACGGACTGGCAGGCCTACCTCGATTTCATCGGCACCGACCTCACCAAGGCGACCCCGGCCCAGCTGGCGCAGGCCGTCGAGACGTACGAGAAGCTGTACGGAGCCCTCAACGCCGACCAGAACGCGCTGCTCGACCGGGCCCGGGCTCTGGGTGAGGAGTCGATCACCCGGTCCGAGCGGGACACCGTCGAGGCCACCTGGGTCGTGTCCGGCCTGCTGGCCGTGGGCGTGCTGACCAGCCTGCTGCTCGGGTTCCGGGTCGCGGGCGGGGTGCGCCGCTCGGTGCGCGAGGTCGGCCGGGTCGCCGAGGGGCTGGCCGAGGGCGACCTCACCCGTACGT from the Paractinoplanes abujensis genome contains:
- a CDS encoding NAD(P)(+) transhydrogenase (Re/Si-specific) subunit beta translates to MSAFDTVVHLIYLACATAFVIGLHLMNAPSTARRGNQVSAAGMGVAVLVTLAVLIEGRQINAYAAWALGLGTAGGAAAGLVAARVVRMTAMPQLVSLFNAVGGGAAALIALGERPASTQAEVTGVLDVLIGALTFSGSLIASGKLAGRVPGRPVVVPYGRFAWIGLGLVAAVLAVLVVGFGGGQAALLGAAVVALIAGVLLTLPIGGADMPVVISLLNACTGTAVAMAGFVLGSTPLIIAGALVGAAGAILTKLMADAMNRPISAIMAGGYGTGDAVAVEAGSPAAAVREITADDAAIQLAYAGRVVIVPGYGLAAAQAQHEVVALAEALTAHGVEVSYAIHPVAGRMPGHMNVLLAEANAPYEQLQDLEESNPAFPRTDVALVIGANDVTNPAARRAGNPVSGMPILDVDLARSVIVIKRSLGHGYAGIDNELYSDPRTAMLFADAKKGLNALLTGVSAYAK
- a CDS encoding proton-translocating transhydrogenase family protein: MSPLLLADLTVFTLGLLVGFEVISKVPATLHTPLMSGANAIHGVVLVGVMVLAATISTPVGYALLAVAAFFAAMNVAGGYVVTDRMLAMFRSRS
- a CDS encoding NAD(P) transhydrogenase subunit alpha, encoding MSTTTMGVLRETAGRERRVAMTPDGVTRLRRTGVRVLVETGAGRHAWFDDADYAAAGADIGARPQVYDESDVLLVVRPPEDVTALPAGRVLIGLLDPLGDPALAGALAAQGVTAISLDLLPRTLSRAQPMDALTSQANVAGYKAALLAAEAYGGFFPMLVTAAGTARPAQVLVLGAGVAGLQAIATARRLGALVTGYDVRVQAQADIASTGAAVLSLEVSQNGKDGYAQAMDEDVAAVQLRALTQAVPRFDVVITTARVPGGRSPLLVSEDALRGMRAGSVVLDLGGGNVAGSAPDTRTVTEHGVTVIGAPNLAATVPVAASTAYARNIVALVSSLLPEGRLPSESNDEVFAAVLICRDGVVVHPRLKELEIR
- a CDS encoding acetoacetate decarboxylase family protein; the protein is MAERTGDGVWTLQGETVTLPVEITSARMTSAVFTAPPAPARSVLEGTPLRPFTVFGRAIGVLMCVHYDEWALKSYDEVGVGLLVRGPAGPPGLHFVDLPVTGVFTREAGQDFWALPKWLMDADLRFSKMETDVVVRDRADEVMRASFRHGRFRVPFDLRASLPAWSYLEHGAQAGTLLRGTVPMRLSRVRLGRGAFRVGLGQHPMAARMKALGMGSRPLLTVHAERMRGPLGEFRPARP